A segment of the Fusarium musae strain F31 chromosome 2, whole genome shotgun sequence genome:
GATGCGAGGGACAAAACAATCGATTGATGGATTGATTGAGAAAGGCGGTTGCAAAGCCTATGCACAATATGGTGCTTCACACTCTTGTTCTGGCCCTTACTCAAGGTCGGTTGGGACAGTAGAGATGAAGATAAGATCTCTTGTTAGTCACTATCTTAAAGATATAGGCGTAGGTATTGGTTGATACAGCTCATGGTGAGATCTTTGCTAATACTTTTTCCATCAGTCAATGACTTGTGTGAGAGTTCAAGGTATGGAGTTGAAAATCATGAAACACCAGAGGCTGCAGCCTAAGGGTGACCCACTATGCTCTAAAATCTGACGAATCATTTCTGTCAATAGGGACAGTCAGCACATCTTAGCTTCATCCTTGGCTTCACTTCATCTTTGACCtcacttcatctcatcaacagctTACAACTCATACTACTGTAGGCGATCTACGTGCAACAGCGAACTACTCAATTGTTACTTTACCTGGTACGACGCATCTTACTTTTGGGTTCTGTTCTGTATCGTATAAGCTCTTATTGACATCAGATCATTCACCAGAGCTATTGGCTTACACGGCCGAGACGGCACAGTTCCCTGCAACTTGTGGCCTGAGGACACCAAATCCTCCTCCTACCTGGTATATATACCACACACTACCCTCCTCCTTCGACTCCTTCccctcctttcttttacatCCATTCCATCATCACGTTATCCTCAAaaccttgttcttcatcactAATGGCCAGAATCAAGCAAACAAAAAGACGTTCAACACAAATACAGAAGACTACTACCCCTAAGCCTCAACCTACTTACACCATGGCTTCCTCTGGTAGTGTCTTCTCCGAGACTCTCCAAGAgatcaccaacaccaaactCCAGGAGCTGTCTAAGAGACGCTCTCGTTTTGAAGAAGCCAAGGCGGCGATTCTTTCTTCCGTCGAGGCAGAGAAGGATGCCGTCAAGCGTCTTGTCATCTTGAGCGATGGTGTCAAGAAGTGCTTCTCTATCAAGCTTACCAAGGAGAGCAAAGTCATGTTAGGTTTCAGCAGTCACAAGCGCCTTGAGATCGacctcaagaacctcgaccGCTTTCTTGGCCAGGCCAAGACTGATCCTTCCGTGTCGCAGAAGATGCTGGCTGCCTGGGAGGAGTCACTCACTCGACAGCTTAACATGCAAGCCCTGCAGTATCAGTATGCTTGGCTCTATGGCGAGCTTGTGACGGAGTGGCTGTCCGGCGATAAGGAGAAGGATCCAGAGGCAGATGTCGAGATGGGCGAGGCGTTCGAGGACGTCGGCGACCAGGCAAAACTTCAGTCAAGGATGGACTGGGAGGACACCGTCTTCCAAGCCGCCGATATTGATACCAAGGCCCTCAAAAGTTATCTTGAACATCTTTTCGGCTGTAACAAtaaggacaagaaggccaTGGTTAATAGTCTCAAGGTCCTTCGGCAATGCGTCTCTGACCATGAAGCATCTATCTCAACGCCTAATCAGTTCACTGTTGGCTCCCTCAAGTGGATCATTCCCGGCCTTCACTCATCAGATCTCCTCTCCAATGAGAAACGAGAAGtgctcaaggactttgaAAGCAATGATATGATCTTGAACGAGATCGCAGACGTCCTCAATATGCGCATCAATGCACTCGAATCATGGACGTGGAACTCTGAGACTCCTGTCCCTATCtcgatggagaagaagatcagtGGAGTCTTCAACATCCATATGCATGAGGACTTACTCCAAGCCATCTTCCTCCAGTATATTGGTATTAAATGGAGTGTTTTCTTCAAGACAGCCTTCAAAAGGTTCCGTGATTCTGTAGCCTGGAAATCGGAGAGGCAAGAGATCCCTCGAGACGATCGGCGACGACTTGGCTACTACCTTGGCCCACTTTCAGACTCGCCGTGCCTACAGCGTGAACGTGTCAAGGTCAATGAACAGAGATATTTCATGGCACAACTTATGGACCATGTGGGCGAAATCCCAGGCACTGCcgatggtgaagaagaagctgagtaCGAGCGTTTCGCCGCTGACACCAAGAAACGTAAAGTTGTAGTTCAGGCTATGCAGGCGCCTCGTAGAGCGCTTGCTAGCAAAGCATGCCGAAAGGCACCATCGACCGGAGGTGTGGGACAGGGCGGTGCGATGAGACATCGCAGGGTCATGAATACCAGCAACTTTGCTGCTGAGGTCGACTactctgatgaggaggaagaagacgacgacgatgatgacgaagacgacaAGTCCCGCAGCCCAATGGCACTCAAGCAGACCTTGCTTCATCTGCTGTCTACAGAGATAACCATCAACACTCATCTTTACGGCGAGATGACGGCATTCCATTCCGTTTTTGACGACTGGAACCCGAAGCTTCCCCATGACACTGTCTTTACgatcctcaagttccttggTGTCTCGGACACGTGgcttgagttcttcaagaagttTCTTGAGGCACCTCTCAAGTtcgtcgacgatgatgactcgTCGGCACGCAAGAGACGTCGTGGTACTCCAGCAGCTCATGTTTTGAGCGATGTCTTTGGCGAGACGACTCTATTTTGTCTTGACTTTGCTGTCAACCAGGCTACCTCCAATAACTTGTGGAGAATGCATGACAACTTTTGGTTCTGGTCGCCTGACCACAAGGTGGCTGTGAAGGCCTGGGACACTGTTGATGAGTTCACTATTGTCACTGGTGTCAGTGTCAACCCTACCAAGACAGGCACAGTCCGCATCTCCAAGGATAGTAATGTGACTCTTCCCATCGACGATTCACTGCCAGAAGGTGAGATTCGTTGGGGTTTCCTCCGATTGTCACCCAACACGGGCCGCTTCGAGATTGATCAGAAAATGGTCGACTCCCATATCAACGAACTTCACAAACAGCTACTTGACAAGCGCAAGAGTATTCTTGGTTTCATCCAAGCCTGGAACACATATGCTGCGACCTTCTTTACCTCCAACTTTGGTAAAGCGGCTAATTGCTTTGGCCGTGAACACGTCAACAACATGCTTTCAACCcacaagaagattgaggagcAGGTCTTTACGAGACTCTCAGATGGCCAGATTACGAACGTGGTTGAGTTCTTAAAACAAGAAATCAGTCAGAGATTTGGTATTACGAACATTCCCGATGGCTACCTCTACTTCCCCATGGAACTTGGCGGTCTTGACTTGCAGTCCCCGTTCATTTCTCTCATGCAGATTCATGATGAAGTCTTCAAGAACCCATCTCAGCCTATGCTCGACTTCCAAGAAGATGAGCGTCACGCATACGAAGGTTACAAGCAAAAGTTCCTGAGCGGCAAAACTCGCCACGAACGATATGCCCTAGACGAACCAGACTGGGAACCCGCAACCGAACACGACAAAGAGACCTTTATGCCCTTTGAAGAATTCATCCGCTACCGCGAAGCTTTCTTCTTCGAGCACTTCACGGCTACCAACAGACTGCACCGCATCTTCCGCACGCTCATGAAGAGACCTACCGAGAGCAAGGTTGAGACCGATGATGGAAAGATATCAGCCGCGATGGAGCAGCTACGCGGGGAGTCGAATCTGCAGGGTATTACGGGCTGGTGGAATAACATGGATGCGTATTGGACTTGGGTTGCTACGTTTTATGGGCATGAGATTGTTGAGAGGTTTGGGAGGTTGAATATTGTGAATACGGAGTTGTTGCCTATTGCTATGGTTACTTTGTTTAGAGATAAGCGTGTTCAGTGGCAGGGTTAGGTGGATGAAGGATTGGGGGATTTGTTGGACACTGTTCATTGAAGATGGAACGAATAAGGGGAACTAAATTGTATGTCGCGGCAACGTTTACGAGAATGAAATTTCACTTTTGCATATGAAAAGATCGATCTGCTGATTGTAATTGACAAGCATATCTGTGTAGTTGGAATCAAAGTCTTAATCCGAAAGACTTTGAATCATCGCGCAGATACGTTTGAGATAGAGCGTCTTTAGACTGGCGGAAAAATCATCAGAAAGGATAAATATTGGTTCTGTATTTGCCACTATTATTTCGCTCATCCATGCAAACTACGGGCTCTTCTTCAGTAACGACTCTCGGCTAGTAGCTGACATTGTACGACTCTGTTCCTTGCCAATCCATATCTATTAAAGTGCCCACTGTTCAACAATCTCAGCCAGAGTTGTTTCGCTACCAACATTACCAGGGAAGACAACGAACGGCACAGACCGATGCTGACTTGTCTCCTCATCACATCTCCAGAGAGGCACACCAGGAGCAGCCTGGCCCATGATGAGAGCTCTCCTCATCTTGAGACCCTTGGTGGCTGCGTCCGAGGAGGTTATTCCTCCCTTGGCAATAATATATCGTGGCCGCACCtggatgttgacgagaaggCGGACAAGTGCAGCAGCCACTTTGGATCCAATCTTTAGCGAAGAGATTGCTTCGTCGGTCTTGATCAACGTCCGTGAAGTCATGACCAAGACATCTCTTCCCGCGCTAATAAGCCTGGTAGTCTCGGATATAGCATGATCTACTATCTTctgctcttcttcagaagacTTGATTAGCTGGGACACATCTAGCTCGATTACTTCAAGATCAGCACCCCTGCGCTCACGCAACGTCTTGAGCTGCGCTGTCGTTTTGGGTACATATGAGCCAGCCAAGATGAGACCACCAGTCCTTGGAGTATCAACATCAGCCTTTAGCAAGACTTCAGCCCAAGTCTTGGGTGGAATTTCTTTGATGCCGAGTCTCGATGAGACAAAGGCAGCTGCAGTGCGGTAGATGAACCGGTACCCTTTTTCCTCAGCGGCCAAGAGGCCAGCAACGAATACATTCATATCTGAATCCGCAACAGCGTTGACAATAATGACACGATCGGCACCGCGTTCTCCGCTCAGAAgcttctcttcaaccttggCTGGACCGCCGCAGCGCAGATCCTCCAAGGTGATGGACGTGAAAGATGACGTTGTGAATCGCGAGCCGCATTTCTCGAGGATATACTCCCGAAGATTGGAGTTCCTATAACCAAACGTTGCATCCTTTGCGAATGAAGTCTGCGCAGCGGGGATGAGCTGGTCATCTTCTTGCACGTAATGAACATCGTCAATAGTGAACCTGCCGCCCTGACGGAAGAAAGGTGCAAAGACCCAACCATCGGACTTACCGAGGACCTGCTCGACTGCTTCAGGTTCCTCGGGTAAATGACCTCGAAGTGTTGAATCGCCGCGCAAGACTATCTCGAAGGCCTTGCCACTTTCTTCAGCGGCCTTTTTCACGTTTGTTGTGATCTCAATGATGAGTTCCTTTGCTTCAATTGGTGGAAGGGATCTACTGTTGGTTAGGATGAAGAAACCGCGGCAATCTGTTGCGAATTGCTCTTTTAGGGTGTCAATATCCCAGACGGCTAAGACATCGATGGTGTTGCAGGTTTGAGTTCCTGTGGGGTCATCGTCGAGAGCGATTAGAACAGGCATGGCACCGCTGTCAACGCGAGCTTTCGTCGACTCGATCAGATCGGTGGTGTACTCGGCCGGCAGGGCAGCTAATGTAGCGTTTGCTGGCAATGGCTTGACAGACTCTTCGTGTGTAGTGGGAGATGATACCTTGGTAGATGCATTCTTGCTCACATCTGATCCAACAGCCTCCCAGAGTCTTACCACGCCCGCATCCGACTCTCTAGCCCACCCACGAGCAGCTCCATCGATGTAGAGGGTATGAGCCACAGCAGACATGGGAGTATAACTAGCCAGCCTCTTAGCTTCATTCAAAACGATACCAAGATCCTTGACAAAGATTGCCAAAGCAGAGTGGGGAGTCCAATCGGCATCAAGCATCTGCGTAGCCCGGTTCTGAAACATCCAGCTCCATGCAGTGGACTCGTTGAAGATATCGTATACTTGCCGCGTATCGAGGCCGAGACGGGACGCGAATGATagtgcttctgctgctgttgcaaTGTGGACTCCTGCTAGAAGTTGGTTGATGAGCTTTGCTGAGGATGCTGCGCCGACTCCGCCTTTGACGTTGTAGATGTTGGAGTCTTTGCCTGCCATGGCGAGAATTATGCCGCGAACGGATGCCAGTGCTGAAGCTGTTCCCGAGCAGATCATCTGTACTCAGTTAGTATTGATTACCCAGTATTGAGTCAAAGATGGGCGCTGCGTACCGTGAGATCACCCTTTGCTGCACGAGCAACACCTCCACTGACAGGTGCATCCACGAGGCTAAGACCCCTACCCAGCGACTCCAACTTGTCACCAATACGGCGAGCCTCAGACGGCGGAACAGTTGAGCTGAGTATCACAGTCGCTCCATCGGACAACTCCTCTACAGCCTTGCCTGCGCCAAACAGCACATCCCATGCTTGCACAGCGTTCTGAACCATGAGGATAAGCGCAGCGGTACCTTTGGCGGCATCAGCTGGTGAAGACGCCGCGATGGACAACCCACTTGGACTACTGGCTGCGAACTTCTCGACTGAGGGAGCCCAGACGTCATAGCCTTGTACGGAGAAACCGGCGCGTACGAGGGACTGTGCCATCCCCTGGCCCATTGCGCCCAAGCCAACCACTCCAATCGTTGCTGCTGATGGCGGAGTCTTGGGTGGTGTGACGTCTGTGGAAGGTTTACTCCCAAGCTTGCCAATTGCATCGTTGAGCATGGCCTTTTGGTGCTGCGATTGGAACAGCTCGACTAGGGTAGACACATGTTTGCGGCCATATCCCTGAGCGGAGGCGAGCAGGCAGACTTGCTCACTGGCAGAGCACAGTGGTAAAGGGAAGTTGAGACTTTTGGACGAAGACGTGACAATGCTCTAGATCTGTGTAAGCAAGCTGCACATCCCATTTGAACAAGTGGCGGCGTCTCTCACCACGGGAGCAACTTACAATTTTATGCAGCAGCGACTCAATCGACGGCTTCAAATTCCAATCTCCCTGCAGCATATGAGGGACAAGCTCCTCATATACCGAAGAATTTCCCGcggcgttggtgatgatgttgtatATCTCCTTGGCGTCAATTCCCGCTTTCGACGCCAGGCCAGTGGCCTCAGCAGCCGTGACAGCATGCGTCGCCTCAAGTAAACAGCTTGTCAAGCGAAGCTTATTTGCTGCTCCCAGGCCACCAGAAATGACATGGACGTTGTTATGAGCTTTTGACAGGAAGGCTACGCTCTCAATTGCGGCTTCTGAACCTGAGATCCAGATGGCGCTCTTGGTCCTACTGGTTGGTACGATGACAGAGCAGTCAAGGATTTTGATGTCAGGCCGACCGGCTTCGGTGAAATGAGAGGCTATGTCTTGGTAGAAATCTGGCAGGGTGAGGCATTCGAGTATGAGGGATGCATCTTTGGGCAATGCTTGAATTCGTCAGTGAGATGTGCGATGGATGTAATCTTGTCCTTACATACAGTGTAAAAGACCAGAGGACGATCCCAGAAGCATCTCACTCAAAACTTCTGCGTCCTTCTCCTCGATCCAGATAATCTGGCTCTGTTGGGCCACATGATAGACCGAGTCTGATTGTTGTACTTGCCCGGCTTCAATGAGCTCAAAACTTTCCGAAGACGTGTCATAGAAACTGATTGTGCCGGGGAGATGTGATTGTAGAGCTGATGCAATTTTGGCCTTTTCCGGGCTAAAGCCAACAAATCCAATTGAAGAATGAGATGACATGGTTACTGGCTGTGTTGTTGACAGACGATACCTCGTATCACAGCATGAGCAACGGAATCGCTCTTATAAATCATCGAATCACCTCGGCGTCCATTCCCAGTAATTGCCCTCCCTCTCAGTCCAATAAGTCCTGCATTTGCCGTCGTAAGTACCTACATTTACCGGTGATTTACAATGACACATCCACTGAGCAGGCAAATTGTGTCCCAATACGGTTAGAGACACTCTGCTCGGGCGGCGAAAGCGGCGCGAAGTCCGCACTCCCTCTTGCAACTCATTGGTCCATTCCGAGATCCATCGCGGTCATCCAGCCGCCCTCCATTCACCTGGCCCCGCGGTATACATTGCCCCAGCACCACGGTCTTCATACCGAGCAATTCTGATCCCCGGATGATCAGCCGCCCCAGACACTCACAATCCCCCCGTGGAGAGCAAAGCTACTATGAAGAGAACCCACAATGCCCTGGAAGCGGATGAGTTTGGACCCGGTGACGCTTCCGGCTCTGCCATTCGTGGATCCAAAGTGTCGAGAAAGATACGAGCCTGTAAGTGACTTCCACAGTCATAGGATAGTGAGCGTAACACAAACTGAATAGGTCAACAATGTCATACCCGCAAGATTCGCTGCGTCACAGAGGATGGAGCCCCAAAGTGTATACGTTGCACCAAGAATGGCTTCGACTGCGTCGTGAATAAGAATCTACAAGATCTTTTAGAAGGGGAATATGACTGGAAAAAAGCCATGGAGCAACAGATGGAGTCCATGCGCGCCTCAATGGTAGACATGAAAGCGAAACTCGATAACCTGCAATCGACTCAGCAACAAATGGCGCTCGCGACCACCTCCCCCGAGACGGTCTCCCGTCTCTCAGCTCCAACGCCTCATTTGACCGCCATGACTCGGGAGAACTCACCTGATACCCATAGTGCGTCTAGAGACGAAGGCGCCATTGTCGATGCTCCTATGGTGAGTCTCTTTCGAGCGACGAAGCTTCGCAACATCAGAAGCGATCCGAGTCGCGACGGTAGAGCAGCCCTGGACCGCCATCGCCAACCGGACTTTATCTCTCAAGGACGAATCACTCTGGCAGAAGCAGAAAGTCTCTTTGCTGCATTCCAGGGCACCCTCAACGCTTATCTCTGGGCTGGTGTCGCTCTCGTTCACGATACCCTCTCATCAGCCAGGGAATCATCCTCACTCCTGGTCGCAGCCACCTTAGCCGTAGCTGCTCTACACACCCAAGACGACGGCCAGAGCTTCGATCGCTGCTACGTCGTGTTCGCCGAGCTCGCCAGCCAAGCAATGTTCCAGCGGTACCATACACTTGACGACATCCGCGGTCTCTGCATAGGTGCATTCTGGCTCTCAGACCTAAGCTGGAAACTTTCCGGGCTCGCTGTACGCATCGCTACGGAACTTAACATCCACCAACATTGTGCACGGGCTTTGCGTGGGGAGACTTCGCATTGTGAGAAGGCGAGGCTGTGGTATCTTTTATATGTTTGCGATCATCACTTCAGCATTGCGTACGGGAGACCACCTGTGATAGCTGAGGATGTGACGCTGATCAATCATGAGGGATTCCTTGCACTTCCGGGGGCAAAGGGTTCTGACGTGCGACTTCATAGCCAGGTCAGCATATTCATCATCCTGAGTCGAACTTATAGGACGTTTGGTCTGGATAGATCACGCGTCGTTGCgaatgatgagtttgatgcGATACGGCGCTACAATGGCGAGTTGGGGCAGTGGAAGCAGAGTTGGGAGGCACGACTTGGGGAGCTAGGTATGATATCTCATATATGGCTGTAGACCAATCACTCAGAGTGTATCAATAGCTGACGTGATGCAACAGGGTGCGATCCACAGATTGGCGATTACCCAAAGAAAGGCGTTGTGCTACACTATCACTTCGcccgccttcttctcttctccgtCTGTTTGCAGGGTCTTCAACCTACAGATGGCTTTCTCATATCCCTTGAGAGACAGGACTTTATCAACACCGCCGTAGAGAGCGCATGTGCAGCACTGCGTTTAATCCTAGAAGACTCCGACATGCGTCGCGCCGTGGTGGGAGTCCCTTTATATCTCCTCACCACCATTGCGTACTCATCCAT
Coding sequences within it:
- a CDS encoding hypothetical protein (EggNog:ENOG41): MKRTHNALEADEFGPGDASGSAIRGSKVSRKIRACQQCHTRKIRCVTEDGAPKCIRCTKNGFDCVVNKNLQDLLEGEYDWKKAMEQQMESMRASMVDMKAKLDNLQSTQQQMALATTSPETVSRLSAPTPHLTAMTRENSPDTHSASRDEGAIVDAPMVSLFRATKLRNIRSDPSRDGRAALDRHRQPDFISQGRITLAEAESLFAAFQGTLNAYLWAGVALVHDTLSSARESSSLLVAATLAVAALHTQDDGQSFDRCYVVFAELASQAMFQRYHTLDDIRGLCIGAFWLSDLSWKLSGLAVRIATELNIHQHCARALRGETSHSEDVTLINHEGFLALPGAKGSDVRLHSQVSIFIILSRTYRTFGLDRSRVVANDEFDAIRRYNGELGQWKQSWEARLGELGCDPQIGDYPKKGVVLHYHFARLLLFSVCLQGLQPTDGFLISLERQDFINTAVESACAALRLILEDSDMRRAVVGVPLYLLTTIAYSSIFLIKVCSSWRAVVVHLAVDDVVNLVGPIISMLNATQAYARHVAHYIGQGLSTMLDKLKSGESANEVLMPQSASNRTMEVPQDSRPVQQDWDLSYGWMMGDQLGMGLEYNPGDLLGIIGSQMAE
- a CDS encoding hypothetical protein (EggNog:ENOG41), with translation MASSGSVFSETLQEITNTKLQELSKRRSRFEEAKAAILSSVEAEKDAVKRLVILSDGVKKCFSIKLTKESKVMLGFSSHKRLEIDLKNLDRFLGQAKTDPSVSQKMLAAWEESLTRQLNMQALQYQYAWLYGELVTEWLSGDKEKDPEADVEMGEAFEDVGDQAKLQSRMDWEDTVFQAADIDTKALKSYLEHLFGCNNKDKKAMVNSLKVLRQCVSDHEASISTPNQFTVGSLKWIIPGLHSSDLLSNEKREVLKDFESNDMILNEIADVLNMRINALESWTWNSETPVPISMEKKISGVFNIHMHEDLLQAIFLQYIGIKWSVFFKTAFKRFRDSVAWKSERQEIPRDDRRRLGYYLGPLSDSPCLQRERVKVNEQRYFMAQLMDHVGEIPGTADGEEEAEYERFAADTKKRKVVVQAMQAPRRALASKACRKAPSTGGVGQGGAMRHRRVMNTSNFAAEVDYSDEEEEDDDDDDEDDKSRSPMALKQTLLHLLSTEITINTHLYGEMTAFHSVFDDWNPKLPHDTVFTILKFLGVSDTWLEFFKKFLEAPLKFVDDDDSSARKRRRGTPAAHVLSDVFGETTLFCLDFAVNQATSNNLWRMHDNFWFWSPDHKVAVKAWDTVDEFTIVTGVSVNPTKTGTVRISKDSNVTLPIDDSLPEGEIRWGFLRLSPNTGRFEIDQKMVDSHINELHKQLLDKRKSILGFIQAWNTYAATFFTSNFGKAANCFGREHVNNMLSTHKKIEEQVFTRLSDGQITNVVEFLKQEISQRFGITNIPDGYLYFPMELGGLDLQSPFISLMQIHDEVFKNPSQPMLDFQEDERHAYEGYKQKFLSGKTRHERYALDEPDWEPATEHDKETFMPFEEFIRYREAFFFEHFTATNRLHRIFRTLMKRPTESKVETDDGKISAAMEQLRGESNLQGITGWWNNMDAYWTWVATFYGHEIVERFGRLNIVNTELLPIAMVTLFRDKRVQWQG